One Rhodothermia bacterium DNA window includes the following coding sequences:
- a CDS encoding ParA family protein, with the protein MGKVIAIANQKGGVGKTTSAVNIASSLAAMEFATVLIDMDPQANSTSALGINPREVPTSVYEVLVGNVPIKEVVLKTEMPHLDLIPSHINLVGAELEMIDLPEREHVLLKALKQLRTQYQFIIIDCPPSLGLLTLNALTGANSVIIPVQSEYFALEGLGQLLNTIKLVRQNLNPALEIEGVLLTMFDARLRLSNQVASEVRRYFGEKVFTTMIHRNVRISEAPSFGKPVILYDATSIGTKNYMAVAKEIIQNNLAQFTSTTVKVAKQTKTPVEKSSS; encoded by the coding sequence ATGGGAAAAGTAATTGCCATCGCCAATCAAAAAGGCGGCGTGGGTAAAACCACCTCGGCAGTCAACATTGCCTCATCGTTGGCTGCAATGGAGTTTGCAACGGTTCTGATTGATATGGATCCACAGGCAAATTCGACCTCGGCACTCGGAATAAACCCGCGCGAGGTTCCGACATCTGTGTATGAAGTGTTGGTGGGAAATGTCCCCATAAAAGAGGTGGTGTTAAAGACCGAAATGCCTCATTTAGACCTGATCCCAAGCCACATCAACCTTGTGGGTGCGGAATTAGAGATGATAGACCTGCCTGAACGCGAACATGTCTTGCTTAAAGCATTGAAACAACTACGCACGCAGTACCAGTTTATCATCATAGATTGCCCCCCATCTTTGGGCCTGCTAACGCTAAATGCGCTAACCGGCGCCAATTCGGTCATCATTCCCGTCCAATCCGAGTATTTTGCCTTAGAAGGGTTGGGGCAACTACTGAATACCATTAAGCTGGTTCGCCAAAACCTTAATCCAGCCTTAGAGATTGAGGGTGTTTTACTCACCATGTTCGATGCACGGCTCCGCCTGTCCAATCAGGTGGCATCAGAAGTGCGCCGCTATTTTGGCGAGAAAGTCTTTACCACCATGATCCACCGGAATGTTCGCATCTCGGAAGCACCCAGTTTTGGTAAACCAGTTATTCTGTACGACGCGACGAGCATCGGAACCAAAAATTATATGGCCGTTGCAAAAGAAATCATCCAGAACAATTTGGCTCAATTCACATCCACTACGGTGAAAGTGGCCAAACAGACCAAAACGCCGGTAGAAAAATCGTCGTCTTGA
- a CDS encoding ParB/RepB/Spo0J family partition protein: protein MAKKPALGKGLNALLPNAPSSSDHLSGTEHPVAAHLYRYDDRARALGRVAEIEISQIRPNPYQPRRDFDEQGLEDLASSIRQLGIIQPITVRAGGDGDGYELISGERRWRASRRAGLTKIPAYIREADSEAMLEMAIVENVQREDLNPIDVALGYNRLMEECGLTQEQVAEKVGKDRSTVTNFLRLLKLPPAVQAALRDGSLSNGHARALLPLPDAQVQVAFLKVILEQALSVRNTEDRIRTYLRKLKDAQETPETPTMPSVEELQVNEFTNRLRTYMSTKVDIKHRQDGTGRVEIAYYSQDDLERIMDLLTNK from the coding sequence ATGGCAAAGAAACCAGCGCTCGGAAAAGGATTAAATGCACTCTTACCCAATGCACCTTCCAGTAGCGATCATCTATCCGGCACGGAGCATCCTGTAGCTGCACATTTGTATCGTTATGATGATCGGGCACGCGCCTTGGGCCGAGTGGCCGAGATTGAAATCAGCCAGATTCGCCCCAATCCATATCAACCCCGCCGAGACTTCGACGAACAAGGCTTAGAAGATTTAGCCTCTTCGATTCGGCAGTTGGGCATCATCCAGCCCATTACGGTGCGGGCGGGCGGTGATGGTGATGGCTACGAATTGATTTCAGGCGAACGTCGCTGGCGTGCCTCCCGCCGAGCAGGGCTTACCAAGATTCCAGCCTATATCCGCGAGGCCGACTCGGAGGCGATGCTGGAAATGGCCATTGTGGAAAACGTCCAACGTGAAGACCTGAACCCAATAGATGTGGCTTTGGGCTATAACCGGCTGATGGAAGAGTGTGGCCTTACGCAAGAGCAAGTGGCAGAAAAGGTGGGGAAAGACCGCTCTACGGTAACCAATTTCTTACGACTACTCAAACTCCCGCCGGCTGTACAAGCGGCACTGCGCGACGGCTCTTTGTCTAACGGGCACGCCCGTGCATTACTCCCGCTTCCGGATGCCCAAGTCCAAGTCGCCTTTCTTAAAGTCATTCTTGAACAGGCACTCTCTGTACGAAATACCGAAGACCGCATCCGCACCTATCTTCGCAAGCTAAAAGATGCACAAGAGACGCCCGAAACACCCACCATGCCGAGTGTGGAGGAGCTACAAGTGAATGAGTTTACCAATCGTCTGCGAACTTATATGAGCACCAAAGTGGACATTAAACACCGCCAAGACGGAACTGGAAGGGTGGAAATTGCCTACTACTCGCAAGACGATCTGGAGCGGATAATGGATTTGCTCACGAATAAATAA
- a CDS encoding aminotransferase class I/II-fold pyridoxal phosphate-dependent enzyme: MADTQKYAQFAAQRKRADLPLFKKAERFFDPDGDYVRVTGADLYPYFRPIQRNEGARAVINGREIIMAGSNNYLGLTSDPRVKAAAKDAIDKYGTGCTGSRFLNGTLDIHIELEEKLAQYMNKEACVLFSTGYMTNQGVLSSLASKGDLIFSDKDNHACIVAGQQLALAETKRFNHNDMNHLRRLLERASVENPSAGKLIVSDGVFSMSGAVAKVPELASLAEEFGAALLLDDAHAFGVIGNGGRGSAAYFNLEDKCHLTTGTFSKSFASLGGFCVGDYDVIEYIRHTSSTHIFSASMPPANVATVLKCLEILETETWRLDRLWEISDYMRKGFAQLGFNVWQSQSPVIPVVVGDMWTCFQFWKDLLEEGVFVNAVIPPAVPPGQSLMRTSYMASHTNEDLDFILSAFEKVGKKHGVLGQKEG, encoded by the coding sequence ATGGCCGATACGCAAAAGTACGCCCAATTTGCCGCTCAAAGAAAGCGTGCAGACCTTCCCCTTTTCAAAAAAGCAGAACGTTTTTTTGATCCCGACGGCGATTATGTCCGCGTGACCGGTGCCGATCTCTATCCTTATTTCCGACCAATTCAGCGGAATGAAGGTGCTCGTGCGGTGATCAATGGTCGCGAAATTATTATGGCTGGCTCCAACAATTACCTTGGGCTTACCTCGGATCCACGTGTGAAGGCCGCTGCAAAAGATGCTATAGATAAGTATGGAACGGGTTGTACGGGAAGCCGTTTCTTGAATGGAACCTTGGATATCCACATCGAATTGGAAGAAAAACTGGCACAGTACATGAATAAAGAGGCTTGTGTACTATTCTCTACGGGATACATGACTAACCAAGGAGTACTTTCCAGTTTGGCCAGTAAAGGTGACCTTATTTTCTCGGACAAAGACAACCATGCTTGTATTGTTGCCGGACAACAACTGGCTCTTGCCGAGACCAAGCGCTTTAATCATAATGACATGAACCACCTGCGCCGGTTGTTAGAGCGAGCAAGCGTCGAAAACCCAAGTGCAGGAAAGTTGATTGTCTCCGATGGCGTTTTCTCGATGAGTGGTGCTGTCGCAAAAGTACCAGAGTTGGCCTCGCTTGCCGAGGAATTTGGAGCCGCACTTTTGTTGGACGATGCACACGCTTTTGGGGTGATTGGAAATGGCGGACGGGGTTCTGCGGCCTATTTTAATCTGGAAGACAAATGCCATCTTACCACCGGTACGTTTTCGAAGAGTTTTGCCTCGCTCGGTGGTTTTTGTGTGGGGGATTACGACGTCATCGAATACATCCGACATACGTCTTCTACGCACATCTTTAGTGCCTCTATGCCGCCCGCAAACGTGGCAACCGTGCTCAAGTGCCTCGAAATTTTGGAAACAGAAACATGGCGGTTAGACCGCTTGTGGGAAATCTCGGACTACATGCGGAAAGGCTTTGCACAGTTGGGCTTTAACGTCTGGCAAAGCCAGTCCCCCGTTATTCCGGTTGTGGTGGGCGATATGTGGACGTGCTTCCAGTTCTGGAAAGACCTCCTCGAAGAAGGCGTTTTTGTTAATGCCGTTATTCCCCCGGCAGTACCGCCAGGGCAGTCGCTCATGCGTACCTCTTATATGGCCTCACATACCAACGAAGACCTTGATTTTATCCTTTCCGCTTTTGAAAAAGTAGGAAAGAAACACGGTGTTCTTGGCCAAAAAGAAGGTTAA
- a CDS encoding valine--tRNA ligase — MSAYNPKEIEQKWYPYWETNGYFDTDLNSGKPPHVIMMPPPNVTGKLHMGHALQDTVQDVLTRMRRMQGYDALWMPGMDHAGIATQNVVERELKTNEGKSRHDLGREAFVERVWAWKEEYGGIILKQKRLLGDSCDWKRERFTLDEAYVHAVQTVFVKLYEAGLLYRGEYIVNWCPSDLTALSDEEVDNKEVDSSLWYVRYELETGETLVIATQRPETIFGDMAIAVHPEDERYKHLVGKKARVPLTDRWIPVIADEYVKIEFGSGALKITPNHDKNDFDVAKRHGLAFRETLHPDATLNENTPYPGMDRFVAREQVAKDLEAAGLLEKTEPYKTMIPVSSRSKAVVEPRVSLQWFVKMKPLADAALQSWREGKIRFYPKRWENDFERWMTGIRDWTISRQLWWGHRIPAWYWTDEHGNRDESRGFLVSVTQPEPDMVQDEDVLDTWFSSWLWPFATLGWPEQTPELKHYYPGTVLVSGYDILFFWISRMVMGGLFCMDDVPYRDIFITGIIRDKHGRKMSKSAGNGIDPIDLIDQYGADAVRYSLTVLCAQGQDIKLDPLKMEMGRNFANKIWNAFNVFGRFIEPEKDYRGITKADLSLADRWMLHRIAETIETVDADMAQYRLNEALLKIYDLFWGDFCDWYLELIKPPFGQTMPEADVALAIDIYERLLRLLHPFMPFITEELWWKLRPRSEGEALIAAQWPQVNPAEKSPETARHFGLMQQMISGIRNIKAKMGIPPGKTVQAVVSVAQHDKDFLATLLEQSAYFRQLAKVENLTAGAGLEKPPASAAVVVEGHQVFVPLADLIDLDAERTRLSKEIAQKEGFLKSVRGKLGNAGFVDRAPADVVERERQKERDATLELEKLKENLAGLD; from the coding sequence ATGTCCGCCTATAATCCTAAAGAAATTGAGCAGAAATGGTATCCGTATTGGGAGACAAACGGCTACTTTGATACCGATCTCAACTCCGGAAAACCACCGCACGTCATCATGATGCCCCCGCCCAACGTAACGGGCAAATTGCACATGGGACATGCTTTACAAGATACCGTCCAAGATGTGCTAACGCGGATGCGGCGGATGCAAGGTTATGATGCCCTCTGGATGCCGGGGATGGATCATGCTGGCATTGCTACACAAAACGTGGTGGAACGAGAACTGAAAACCAATGAAGGCAAAAGCCGCCACGATTTGGGACGGGAAGCCTTTGTGGAGCGGGTTTGGGCTTGGAAAGAAGAGTACGGTGGTATTATCCTTAAACAAAAGCGGCTCTTAGGAGACTCCTGCGACTGGAAACGCGAGCGCTTTACCCTTGACGAAGCCTATGTACATGCCGTCCAAACGGTTTTTGTGAAACTCTATGAAGCCGGATTGTTGTATCGGGGCGAGTATATCGTCAATTGGTGCCCCTCCGACCTGACAGCGCTCTCCGATGAAGAGGTGGACAACAAAGAAGTGGACTCAAGCCTCTGGTATGTGCGCTATGAGCTGGAAACCGGCGAAACCTTGGTGATTGCCACCCAAAGACCCGAAACCATCTTCGGCGATATGGCCATTGCCGTCCATCCAGAAGACGAGCGGTACAAACACTTGGTTGGTAAAAAAGCACGGGTTCCACTGACAGATCGCTGGATTCCTGTCATCGCGGATGAGTATGTGAAGATCGAATTTGGTTCGGGTGCGTTGAAAATCACCCCAAACCACGATAAAAACGACTTTGACGTGGCCAAACGGCACGGCCTTGCTTTTCGCGAGACCTTGCACCCAGATGCGACCCTAAATGAAAATACACCGTACCCGGGAATGGATCGGTTTGTAGCACGCGAACAAGTAGCCAAAGATTTGGAGGCCGCCGGACTCTTGGAGAAAACCGAGCCTTACAAAACCATGATTCCGGTTTCGAGCCGCTCCAAAGCCGTGGTAGAACCGCGTGTTTCGCTACAATGGTTTGTTAAAATGAAGCCCTTGGCCGATGCCGCCCTCCAATCTTGGCGCGAAGGAAAAATCCGATTCTATCCCAAACGATGGGAAAACGATTTTGAACGCTGGATGACGGGTATTCGAGACTGGACCATTAGCCGTCAATTGTGGTGGGGACACCGCATTCCGGCTTGGTACTGGACAGATGAGCATGGCAACCGCGACGAATCGCGCGGCTTCTTGGTTTCGGTAACACAGCCCGAACCGGATATGGTGCAAGACGAGGACGTATTGGATACGTGGTTTTCCTCGTGGCTTTGGCCATTTGCCACCCTCGGATGGCCCGAACAAACGCCCGAACTGAAACATTATTATCCCGGAACCGTGCTGGTTTCAGGATACGATATTCTCTTTTTCTGGATCAGCCGGATGGTGATGGGCGGCTTGTTCTGTATGGACGATGTGCCTTACCGAGACATCTTCATCACAGGCATTATCCGCGACAAACACGGACGCAAAATGTCTAAGTCCGCCGGAAATGGTATTGATCCCATAGACTTGATTGACCAATATGGGGCCGATGCAGTCCGCTACTCGCTGACCGTGCTTTGTGCGCAAGGGCAAGACATTAAACTGGATCCGCTCAAAATGGAGATGGGACGGAATTTTGCCAACAAGATTTGGAATGCCTTTAATGTATTTGGGCGTTTTATTGAACCCGAAAAGGACTATCGCGGCATTACGAAAGCTGACTTGTCACTGGCAGACCGCTGGATGCTTCACCGCATCGCGGAAACCATCGAAACTGTTGATGCAGACATGGCCCAGTATCGCCTAAACGAAGCCCTTCTTAAGATTTATGACTTGTTCTGGGGGGATTTCTGCGACTGGTATTTGGAATTGATCAAGCCGCCTTTTGGCCAAACCATGCCGGAAGCCGATGTTGCCTTGGCCATCGATATTTATGAGCGCCTCCTGCGGCTGTTACATCCGTTTATGCCGTTCATTACCGAAGAGTTGTGGTGGAAATTGCGCCCACGCTCCGAAGGAGAAGCCCTGATTGCTGCCCAATGGCCACAAGTAAACCCCGCAGAAAAATCGCCAGAAACAGCGCGGCACTTTGGATTGATGCAACAAATGATCTCCGGTATCCGAAATATCAAGGCCAAAATGGGTATTCCACCGGGGAAAACCGTCCAAGCCGTGGTCTCCGTTGCCCAACATGACAAGGATTTTCTGGCTACACTTCTTGAACAAAGTGCCTATTTCCGACAGTTGGCCAAAGTGGAAAACCTAACAGCGGGCGCCGGACTCGAAAAGCCGCCTGCAAGCGCTGCTGTGGTGGTAGAAGGCCATCAGGTTTTTGTCCCACTTGCCGACTTGATAGACTTAGACGCAGAACGTACCCGACTTTCTAAAGAAATTGCCCAAAAAGAAGGCTTCTTAAAATCTGTTCGTGGGAAGTTGGGTAATGCCGGATTTGTGGATCGCGCCCCAGCCGACGTGGTGGAGCGGGAACGGCAAAAAGAACGTGATGCAACACTGGAGTTGGAGAAACTCAAGGAGAATTTGGCTGGGCTTGACTAA
- a CDS encoding YceI family protein, whose protein sequence is MATIWTIDPTHSEVGFRVKHLMISTVKGQFRRFSATATTEGDVWENAQLQFEAEVDSIETGVDQRDGHLKSDDFFNAAEFPHLKFVSTAFRAKSSDTFELTGDLTIRDVTLPVTLKATYGGTMTDFYGQTKAGFEITGSISRKAFNLKWDAVTEVGGVVVSDEVKLVLDVQMTQQAAS, encoded by the coding sequence ATGGCAACCATATGGACGATTGATCCGACCCACTCCGAAGTTGGATTTCGGGTTAAACACCTTATGATCTCGACCGTAAAAGGTCAGTTTCGCCGCTTTTCTGCAACCGCCACCACCGAGGGCGACGTTTGGGAAAATGCCCAACTCCAATTTGAGGCCGAGGTGGATAGCATAGAGACGGGGGTAGATCAGCGCGACGGCCACTTGAAAAGTGACGACTTCTTCAATGCTGCCGAGTTCCCACACCTCAAGTTCGTTTCTACTGCCTTCCGTGCAAAAAGTAGCGATACCTTTGAGTTGACAGGAGACCTCACGATCCGCGACGTAACACTTCCGGTAACGCTCAAAGCCACATATGGTGGAACTATGACCGATTTCTACGGACAAACGAAGGCCGGATTCGAGATCACAGGGAGCATTAGCCGGAAAGCCTTCAACTTGAAATGGGATGCGGTTACTGAAGTGGGCGGTGTTGTGGTCTCGGACGAGGTAAAACTTGTTTTAGACGTGCAAATGACGCAGCAAGCGGCATCATAA
- a CDS encoding Gfo/Idh/MocA family oxidoreductase — protein MKPNVVALGHGYWGKNIVRNLAALGSLRGVYEPDPEKRKEAKALYPNALIYETEQAVWDDEAAVAVAIGTPAIHHAKLALAAISAGKDVFVEKPLALTLADGQEVVQAAREAGRILMVGHLLEYHPAVQELKNWIQDGVLGDLQYVYSNRLNLGKFRREENILWSFAPHDIAVILRLTNQMPTEVIATGGAYLTPGVADITTTNLRFDNGVRAHIFVSWLHPYKEQKLVVVGSHKMAVFDDHASWENKLTLYDKGASWIDDFPVPRQGEGKPVRLDAAEPLLAELQHFTRCIQERTPPLTDGASGLRVLKVLQTAQDSLQQNGQPIAIK, from the coding sequence ATGAAACCAAATGTGGTGGCTTTGGGGCACGGGTATTGGGGCAAAAACATTGTTCGTAATCTGGCCGCTCTCGGAAGTTTGAGGGGTGTATATGAGCCTGATCCAGAAAAGCGTAAGGAGGCAAAGGCTTTGTACCCGAACGCCTTGATCTATGAAACCGAACAAGCCGTCTGGGACGATGAAGCCGCTGTAGCGGTAGCGATTGGAACCCCAGCCATTCACCATGCGAAACTTGCATTGGCGGCAATCTCGGCTGGGAAAGATGTATTTGTAGAAAAACCACTTGCACTCACTTTAGCTGACGGACAAGAAGTGGTTCAAGCTGCACGCGAGGCGGGGCGAATTTTGATGGTCGGGCATTTATTGGAATACCATCCGGCGGTACAAGAACTCAAGAACTGGATCCAAGACGGCGTTTTAGGAGATTTACAGTATGTGTATTCCAATCGCTTAAATCTGGGTAAATTCCGGCGTGAGGAAAATATCTTGTGGAGTTTTGCACCGCACGACATCGCCGTGATTCTACGCCTGACCAATCAGATGCCTACGGAAGTGATTGCAACAGGTGGAGCCTATCTAACGCCCGGTGTTGCCGATATTACCACCACCAATTTACGTTTTGATAACGGTGTTCGCGCCCATATTTTTGTATCGTGGTTACATCCTTACAAAGAGCAAAAACTTGTGGTCGTGGGGTCTCATAAAATGGCGGTCTTTGACGACCATGCGTCGTGGGAGAACAAGTTAACCTTGTATGATAAAGGAGCCAGTTGGATAGACGACTTTCCCGTACCTCGCCAAGGTGAAGGTAAGCCCGTAAGGCTTGACGCCGCCGAGCCTTTGTTGGCGGAACTCCAGCATTTTACAAGGTGCATTCAGGAGCGCACCCCGCCGCTAACAGACGGAGCAAGCGGCCTCCGGGTGTTAAAAGTATTGCAAACCGCGCAAGATTCGCTCCAGCAAAACGGCCAACCTATCGCCATAAAATAA
- a CDS encoding N-acetyltransferase, producing MDQPKPPYIHPTAIVEDNVKIGHGTRIWHFSHVLPHAEIGENCNLGQNVMVGKGVKIGNGCKIQNNVSIYEGVTLEDFVFCGPSMVFTNVRTPRSEFPRNTAADYTETLIKRGASIGANATIVCGITLHECAFVAAGAVVTKEVPAYAIVAGVPAKQIGWMSAYGDIMDFGHGAEFTDTMGHQYVLKDGLVYRLS from the coding sequence ATGGATCAGCCTAAACCTCCTTACATACATCCAACGGCTATTGTGGAAGACAACGTAAAGATTGGGCATGGAACCCGTATTTGGCACTTTAGCCATGTATTGCCCCATGCAGAAATTGGGGAAAATTGCAATTTGGGGCAAAATGTGATGGTGGGTAAAGGGGTTAAGATTGGGAATGGATGTAAAATCCAAAACAATGTCTCGATCTATGAAGGAGTAACCTTAGAGGATTTTGTGTTTTGCGGCCCCAGCATGGTTTTCACCAATGTACGCACGCCGCGCTCCGAGTTTCCGCGAAACACCGCTGCCGATTATACAGAGACGCTTATCAAACGAGGCGCCAGTATTGGGGCCAATGCGACCATTGTTTGTGGGATTACCTTGCACGAATGTGCGTTTGTAGCTGCCGGAGCAGTGGTTACCAAAGAAGTACCCGCTTATGCAATAGTGGCTGGTGTACCCGCCAAACAAATCGGGTGGATGAGTGCTTATGGGGATATCATGGACTTTGGGCACGGGGCTGAATTTACCGACACCATGGGTCATCAATATGTTTTGAAGGACGGTCTGGTTTATCGGCTTTCATAA
- a CDS encoding DegT/DnrJ/EryC1/StrS family aminotransferase, whose amino-acid sequence MDTQLPKIPVLDLTPETEALWPQLNEAIQRVIRSGQFIMGPDVGLFESEVAAYLGVKHAIAVNSGTDALVIGLRALGIGPEDEVITTPFTFFATAESISAVGAKPVFVDIDAATFNIDPSKIEAAITPKTKAILPVHLYGRPCAMDQILALAHKYQLKVVEDCAQSFGARYNGIQTGTVGDVGAFSFFPSKNLGAFGDGGLVVTDNDAVAQHAKMLRVHGAKKKYHNEVLGYNSRLDTLQAAILRVKLPYIASKNAGRYEAAKRYNQLLNHPRIITPELVEGHVFHQYTIRVLSVDRDLLQKYLENRGIGTMVYYPIPQDRLPIYNGQYPPNPMSDLLTTQVISLPIWPEISEDVQKRIAEAIFSFLPS is encoded by the coding sequence GTGGACACACAACTTCCTAAAATTCCTGTTTTAGACCTTACGCCAGAGACCGAAGCGCTTTGGCCACAACTAAACGAGGCCATTCAGCGGGTGATCCGTTCGGGTCAATTTATTATGGGGCCGGATGTCGGATTGTTCGAGTCCGAAGTGGCGGCATATCTGGGCGTAAAACACGCCATTGCGGTAAACTCCGGAACGGATGCGCTCGTCATTGGCCTGCGTGCTTTGGGCATTGGGCCGGAGGACGAGGTCATCACCACACCTTTTACCTTTTTTGCCACTGCCGAAAGCATCTCGGCGGTTGGTGCAAAACCTGTATTCGTGGACATAGACGCCGCCACATTTAACATAGACCCGTCTAAAATAGAAGCCGCCATAACCCCAAAAACCAAGGCCATATTGCCCGTCCATCTGTATGGCCGTCCTTGTGCAATGGATCAAATCTTAGCCCTTGCCCACAAGTATCAGCTAAAAGTGGTGGAGGATTGCGCACAGTCTTTCGGCGCACGATACAACGGCATACAAACAGGGACGGTTGGGGATGTGGGAGCTTTTTCCTTTTTTCCGTCTAAGAACTTAGGTGCGTTTGGCGACGGTGGGCTTGTAGTGACGGACAATGACGCTGTGGCACAACATGCCAAAATGCTTCGGGTGCATGGTGCTAAGAAAAAATACCACAACGAGGTATTGGGGTATAACTCCCGCTTAGACACCCTTCAGGCAGCGATTTTGCGTGTAAAACTACCTTATATTGCGTCCAAAAACGCTGGAAGATATGAAGCCGCCAAACGTTATAACCAATTGCTAAACCACCCGCGTATCATAACACCTGAATTGGTAGAAGGCCATGTTTTCCACCAATACACGATTCGGGTTCTAAGCGTAGATCGCGACCTTCTTCAGAAGTACCTTGAGAATCGGGGAATTGGTACGATGGTCTATTACCCCATTCCGCAAGACCGCTTGCCGATTTATAATGGACAATACCCACCCAATCCGATGAGCGATCTATTAACAACTCAAGTCATTAGTTTACCCATCTGGCCGGAAATATCCGAAGACGTTCAAAAACGTATTGCCGAGGCGATTTTTTCTTTTTTACCTTCATAA
- a CDS encoding NTP transferase domain-containing protein, giving the protein MKLIIPMAGRGTRLRPHTHVTPKPLLPVLGITIVERIVRTFVDLVPGKISDAVFVLGDFPAEVQEKLTEMCTKLGIGAQFGVQKEALGTAHAVSCAEEHLEGELIVIFADTLFYTQEALNTEADIVAYVKQVEDPRRFGVVARDEAGNVSELIEKPNHDQFKEALIGIYYIKNGGVFRKTILYMMQHKLVGTRGEYEVTDALDMMMKAGATLETATVTDWLDCGTLPALAETTQFILDREGSQISGDLINTTIIEPVYIGPGVTVRDSVVGPYTAIESGAEVNDSVVKNSIIFSNAGVANVVMDRSFIGHSAVIKQSAFSANIGDHTVIEYLS; this is encoded by the coding sequence ATGAAACTCATCATCCCAATGGCCGGGCGCGGAACCCGCTTACGCCCGCACACGCACGTTACACCCAAGCCCTTGTTGCCTGTTTTGGGCATTACCATCGTAGAACGCATTGTGCGGACATTTGTGGATTTGGTACCGGGCAAAATCTCGGATGCTGTTTTTGTACTTGGTGATTTCCCCGCAGAAGTCCAAGAAAAACTAACCGAGATGTGTACCAAACTCGGCATAGGCGCACAATTTGGCGTTCAGAAAGAAGCATTAGGAACCGCTCATGCCGTTTCTTGTGCCGAGGAACATTTGGAAGGGGAATTGATCGTTATTTTTGCAGATACCTTGTTTTATACCCAAGAAGCCCTCAACACCGAGGCCGATATTGTGGCCTATGTCAAGCAGGTAGAAGACCCCAGACGATTTGGCGTAGTAGCCCGTGATGAAGCCGGAAACGTTTCCGAACTCATCGAAAAACCCAATCACGACCAATTTAAAGAAGCGCTCATTGGTATCTACTACATCAAAAATGGAGGAGTTTTCCGAAAAACCATTTTGTATATGATGCAACATAAATTGGTTGGGACACGGGGCGAATATGAGGTAACAGATGCCTTAGACATGATGATGAAAGCAGGTGCAACCTTGGAAACCGCTACGGTAACCGATTGGCTGGACTGTGGTACGTTACCCGCGCTTGCCGAAACCACCCAGTTTATTTTGGATCGCGAAGGCTCTCAAATTTCGGGCGATTTGATCAATACCACCATTATAGAGCCGGTATATATCGGCCCCGGTGTCACCGTTCGCGACTCGGTCGTCGGACCATATACCGCCATAGAGTCCGGTGCAGAGGTAAACGACTCGGTGGTGAAGAATTCCATTATCTTTTCAAACGCCGGTGTTGCGAATGTGGTGATGGATCGCTCCTTCATTGGTCACTCGGCCGTGATTAAACAAAGCGCCTTTAGCGCGAATATAGGCGACCATACGGTGATTGAATACCTCAGTTGA